The genomic segment GTCCATTCTCGCTGACGCCGCGGCGCGACTGGCCGCACGGCGCACCCCGCGGCTGGCGCGCGTCATCAACGCCACGGGCATCATCCTGCACACCGGACTGGGGCGAAGCGCGCTCGGTGACGCCGCTGTGCAACGACTGACCGAGGCGGCGGGCTACTGCAACGTGGAAGTCGACCTCGATTCGGGCGAGCGCGGCCGGCGGGGGCTGTACGCCGAGCAATTGCTTCGCGAATTAACCGGTGCCGAGGCGGCACTGATCGTCAACAACAACGCCGCCGCGACGATGCTCGTGCTGCACGGATTGGCGCGCGGGCGTGAGGTCATCGTCTCGCGCGGCCAGCTCATCGAGATCGGCGGTTCGTTTCGGCTGCCCGAGGTCATGTCGGCCGGCGGAGCGATCCTGCGCGAGGTGGGCACCACGAACAAGACGCACCTTCGGGATTATGAAACAGCCATCGTCGAGCGAACCGCCCTGCTGATGCACGTCCACACGAGTAACTACCGAGTCGTCGGGTTCTCCGAATGCCCGGCGGCGGCGGAGCTGGCGGCGCTGGCGCACGCGCGCGGGTTGGTCTTCTTTGACGATCTCGGCAGCGGCGCGCTGATCGACGACGACCTGTGGCGGCTGGCGAATGAACCCACCGCGACGGCCAGCCTGCGCGCCGGTGCCGATGTGGCGGCATTCAGTGGCGACAAGCTGCTCGGCGGTCCGCAATGCGGTATCC from the Planctomycetia bacterium genome contains:
- a CDS encoding L-seryl-tRNA(Sec) selenium transferase encodes the protein MSKHQRSRPNALRELPSMTALLKAASERGDLKQASRRVLTDALRDALDAVRHRIASVSVDRDSPGATAGGTWIESILADAAARLAARRTPRLARVINATGIILHTGLGRSALGDAAVQRLTEAAGYCNVEVDLDSGERGRRGLYAEQLLRELTGAEAALIVNNNAAATMLVLHGLARGREVIVSRGQLIEIGGSFRLPEVMSAGGAILREVGTTNKTHLRDYETAIVERTALLMHVHTSNYRVVGFSECPAAAELAALAHARGLVFFDDLGSGALIDDDLWRLANEPTATASLRAGADVAAFSGDKLLGGPQCGILLGKSSIIDKLRQSPMARALRVDKLTLAALEATLELYLDPARARSEIPTLARLTETIESVEARARRLCDALHAALGARLGRDAFTAQRDDSFAGGGSLPAWPLPTAVVCWAPPNDRPVDAWSRRLRLGSPPVLARVQGDRVLFDLRTVREAEQAEIVTAVASALASGE